One stretch of Corvus hawaiiensis isolate bCorHaw1 chromosome 1, bCorHaw1.pri.cur, whole genome shotgun sequence DNA includes these proteins:
- the LOC125329859 gene encoding myosin-6, with protein MADTVLAALGAAAPFLRPGERERLAAQTRSFDPRSECFVPHPREEFVRGRVMGRQGGEVTVQTELGETVTVKEADIHQQNPPKFDKIEDMAMLTFLHEPAVLYNLKERYASWLIYTYSGLFCVTVNPYKWLPVYNAEVVAAYRGKKRSEAPPHIFSISDNAYQNMLTDRENQSILITGESGAGKTVNTKRVIQYFASIAAIGDRKKEVTNSSKGTLEDQIIQANPALEAFGNAKTVRNDNSSRFGKFIRIHFGATGKLASADIETYLLEKSRVIFQLKAERNYHIFYQILSNKKPELLEMLLITNNPYDYSYVSQGEVTVASIDDSEELLATDSAFDVLGFTAEEKAGVYKLTGAIMHFGNMKFKQKQREEQAEPDGTEDADKSAYLMGLNSADLLKGLCHPRVKVGNEYVTKGQNVQQVYYSIGALAKAVYEKMFNWMVVRINNSLDTKQPRQYFIGVLDIAGFEIFDFNSFEQLCINFTNEKLQQFFNHHMFVLEQEEYKKEGIEWEFIDFGMDLQACIDLIEKPMGIMSILEEECMFPKASDMTFKAKLFDNHLGKSTNFGKPRNVKGKPEAHFSLIHYAGTVDYNIIGWLQKNKDPLNETVVGLYQKSALKLLANLFSNYAGTDAGGDGGKGKGAKKKGSSFQTVSALHRENLNKLMANLKTTHPHFVRCIIPNERKEPGVMNNPLVMHQLRCNGVLEGIRICRKGFPNRILYGDFRQRYRILNPAAIPEGQFIDSRKGAEKLLGSIDIDHNQYKFGHTKVFFKAGLLGLLEEMRDERLSRIITRIQAQARGQLMRIEFKKILERRDSLLVIQWNIRAFMGVKNWPWMKLYFKIKPLLKSAETEKEMQNMKEEFGRLKEALEKSETRRKDLEEKMVSMLQEKNDLQLQVQAEQDNLNDAEERCDQLIKNKIQLEAKVKELTERLEDEEEMNAELTAKKRKLEDECSELKKDIDDLELTLAKVEKEKHATENKVKNLTEEMAGLDEMIAKLTKEKKALQESHQQTLDDLQAEEDKVNTLTKAKLKMEQQVDDLEGSLEQEKKVRMDLERAKRKLEGDLKLTQENIMDLENDKQQLEEKLKKKEFEINQQNSKVEDEQALALQLQKKLKELQARIEELEEELEAERTGRAKVEKLRSDLSRELEEISERLEEAGGVTSVQIELNKKREAEFQKMRRDLEEATLQHEATAAALRKKHADSVAELSEQIDNLQRVKQKLEKEKSDLKLELDDLSSNMEQLIKAKVGMEKISRTMEDQAAEHRAKLEETQRVLNDTSTQRAKLQTENGELSRQLEEKEALVSQLTRGKQSYTQQMEDLKRQLEEEMKAKNALAHALQSARHDCDLLREQYEEETEAKAELQRSLSKANSEVAQWRTKYETDAIQRTEELEEAKKKLAQRLQEAEEAVEAVNAKCSSLEKTKHRLQNEIEDLMADVERSNAAAAALDKKQRNFDKILSEWKQKFEESQVELEASQKEARSLSTELFKLKNAYEESLEHLETLKRENKNLQEEISDLTEQLGGSHKTIHELEKVRKQLDAEKLELQAALEEAEASLEHEEGKILRAQLEFNQVKADYERKLAEKDEEMEQAKRNHLRVVDSLQTSLDAETRSRNEALRLKKKMEGDLNEMEIQLSHANRVAAEAQSHLKGAQAHLKDTQLQLDDVVRANEDLKENIAIVERRNNLLQSELEEMQAVVEQTERARKLAEQELIEASERVQLLHSQNTSLINQKKKMEADISQLQTEVEEAIQECRNAEEKAKKAITDAAMMAEELKKEQDTSAHLERMKKNMEQTIKDLQMRLDEAEQLALKGGKKQLQKLEARVRELENELEAEQKRNAESIKGLRKSERRVKELSYQTEEDRKNMVRLQDLVDKLQMKVKAYKRQAEEAEEQANTNLAKFRKVQHELDEAEERADIAESQVNKLRAKSRDIGAKKGLNEE; from the exons ACGGTGACGGTGAAGGAAGCTGACATTCATCAGCAGAACCCCCCCAAATTTGACAAGATCGAGGACATGGCGATGTTGACCTTCCTCCATGAGCCTGCTGTCCTCTACAACCTCAAGGAGCGCTACGCCTCTTGGTTGATCTAT ACCTACTCTGGGCTCTTCTGTGTGACTGTCAACCCTTACAAGTGGTTGCCCGTCTACAATGCCGAGGTGGTGGCTGCCTACCGGGGAAAGAAGCGGAGTGAAGCTCCACCCCACATCTTCTCCATCTCTGACAATGCCTACCAGAACATGCTGACAG ACCGAGAGAACCAGTCCATCCTCATCAC TGGAGAATCCGGGGCGGGGAAGACAGTCAACACGAAGAGGGTCATCCAATACTTCGCCAGCATTGCTGCCATTGGCGACCGCAAGAAGGAAGTGACCAATAGCAGCAAG GGCACCCTGGAGGACCAGATCATCCAGGCCAACCCTGCCTTGGAGGCCTTTGGCAATGCCAAGACTGTCCGCAATGACAACTCATCCCGATTT GGGAAATTCATCCGGATCCATTTCGGGGCCACAGGGAAGTTGGCGTCAGCTGACATTGAGACCT ACCTCCTGGAGAAGTCCCGTGtcattttccagctgaaggCTGAGAGGAACTACCACATCTTTTACCAGATCCTCTCCAACAagaagccagagctgctgg AGATGCTTCTCATCACGAACAACCCCTATGACTACAGTTATGTCTCCCAAGGAGAGGTGACTGTGGCCTCCATTGATGACTCTGAAGAGCTGTTGGCAACTGAC AGCGCTTTTGATGTCCTGGGCTTCACGGCTGAGGAAAAGGCTGGTGTCTACAAGCTGACGGGAGCCATCATGCACTTTGGCAACATGAAGTTCAAGCAGAAGCAACGGGAAGAGCAGGCAGAACCAGATGGTACTGAAG ATGCTGACAAGTCAGCCTACTTGATGGGGCTGAACTCAGCTGACCTTCTCAAGGGGTTGTGTCACCCCCGGGTGAAGGTGGGCAATGAATATGTCACCAAGGGGCAGAATGTCCAGCAGGTGTACTACTCCATTGGGGCCTTGGCCAAGGCTGTATATGAGAAGATGTTCAACTGGATGGTGGTGAGGATCAACAACTCTCTGGACACCAAGCAGCCAAGGCAGTATTTCATCGGTGTGCTGGACATTGCCGGATTTGAGATCTTTGAT ttCAACAGCTTCGAGCAGCTCTGCATCAACTTCACCAATgagaagctgcagcagttttTCAACCACCACATGTtcgtgctggagcaggaggaataCAAGAAGGAGGGGATCGAGTGGGAGTTCATTGACTTTGGCATGGACCTCCAAGCTTGCATCGACCTCATTGAGAAG cccaTGGGGATCATGTCCATCCTGGAGGAGGAGTGCATGTTTCCTAAGGCCTCAGACATGACCTTCAAGGCTAAGCTCTTTGATAATCACCTGGGCAAGTCGACCAACTTTGGGAAGCCGCGCAATGTCAAGGGGAAGCCAGAGGCCCATTTCTCCCTTATCCACTATGCTGGCACAGTGGACTACAACATCATCGGGTGGCTGCAGAAAAACAAGGACCCCCTCAATGAAACAGTGGTGGGGCTCTACCAGAAGTCAGCCCTGAAGCTCTTGGCCAACCTCTTCTCCAACTACGCTGGGACAGATGCGG GTGGTgatggagggaaggggaaaggagctAAGAAGAAAGGTTCCTCCTTTCAGACTGTCTCAGCTTTGCATCGG GAGAACCTCAACAAGCTGATGGCCAACCTCAAGACCACCCACCCTCACTTTGTCCGCTGCATCATCCCCAATGAGCGGAAGGAGCCGG GTGTGATGAACAATCCTCTGGTAATGCACCAGCTCCGCTGCAATGGGGTGCTGGAGGGCATCCGCATCTGCCGCAAGGGCTTCCCCAACCGCATCCTCTATGGGGACTTCCGCCAGAG ATACCGCATCCTGAACCCTGCCGCCATCCCTGAGGGGCAGTTCATTGACAGTCGCAAGGGCGCTGAGAAGCTCCTGGGATCCATTGACATTGACCACAACCAGTACAAGTTTGGACACACCAAG GTCTTCTTCAaggctgggctgctgggacTTCTGGAGGAGATGCGGGATGAGCGCCTCTCCCGCATCATCACCCGCATCCAGGCTCAGGCCCGAGGGCAGCTCATGCGCATTGAGTTTAAGAAGATCCTGGAGCGCCG GGACTCACTGCTGGTGATCCAGTGGAACATCAGGGCCTTCATGGGGGTGAAGAACTGGCCTTGGATGAAGCTCTACTTCAAGATCAAGCCCTTGTTAAAGAGTGCTGAGACAGAGAAGGAGATGCAG AACATGAAGGAAGAGTTTGGGCGGCTGAAGGAGGCCCTGGAGAAGTCAGAGACCCGACGCAAAGACCTGGAGGAGAAGATGGTCTCCATGCTGCAGGAGAAGAATGACCTTCAGCTCCAAGTGCAGGCT GAGCAGGACAACCTCAATGATGCTGAAGAGCGCTGCGACCAGCTGATCAAGAACAAGATCCAGCTGGAGGCCAAGGTGAAGGAGCTGACAGAGCGActggaggatgaggaagaaatGAATGCAGAGCTGACGGCTAAGAAGAGGAAGCTGGAGGATGAGTGTTCAGAGCTGAAAAAGGATATAGATGATCTAGAGCTGACTCTAGCCAAGGTGGAGAAGGAGAAACATGCCACTGAGAACAAG GTAAAGAACCTCACAGAGGAGATGGCTGGGCTGGATGAAATGATTGCCAAGCTaacaaaggagaagaaagccCTGCAAGAATCTCACCAGCAGACACTGGATGacctgcaggcagaggaagacAAAGTCAACACCCTGACAAAGGCCAAACTCAAGATGGAACAGCAAGTGGATGAC CTTGAAGGCTCCCTGGAACAGGAGAAGAAGGTCCGGATGGACCTGGAACGGGCCAAAAGGAAGCTGGAAGGTGACTTGAAGCTGACCCAGGAGAACATCATGGATCTGGAGAATgacaagcagcagctggaggagaagctcaAGAA GAAAGAGTTTGAGATCAACCAGCAGAACAGCAAGGTTGAGGATgagcaggctctggctctgcagctccagaagaagctgaaagagctgcag GCGCGGattgaggagctggaggaagagctggaagcagagcgGACAGGCAGAGCCAAGGTGGAAAAGCTACGCTCAGACCTGTCGCGGGAGCTGGAGGAGATCAGCGAGCGGCTGGAGGAGGCGGGTGGTGTCACTTCAGTGCAGATTGAGCTCAACAAGAAGCGGGAGGCAGAGTTCCAGAAGATGCGGCGGGATCTGGAGGAGGCCACACTGCAGCACGAGGCCACGGCCGCTGCGCTGCGCAAGAAGCATGCCGACAGTGTGGCTGAGCTCAGTGAGCAGATCGACAACTTACAGCGTGTCaagcagaagctggagaaggagaagagcGACCTCAAGCTGGAGCTGGATGACCTCAGCTCCAACATGGAGCAATTGATAAAGGCCAAG GTGGGCATGGAGAAGATCTCTCGCACCATGGAGGATCAGGCAGCTGAACACCGAGCCAAGTTGGAAGAGACACAACGAGTCCTCAATGATACCAGCACCCAACGGGCCAAGCTCCAGACGGAAAATG GAGAGCTGTCCCGCCAGCTGGAGGAAAAAGAGGCCCTTGTTTCTCAATTAACTAGAGGCAAGCAGTCATACACACAGCAGATGGAGGACCTGaagaggcagctggaggaggagatgaaG GCCAAGAATGCACTGGCCCATGCGCTTCAGTCGGCCCGGCATGACTGCGACCTTCTGAGGGAGCAATATGAGGAGGAGACAGAGGCCAAGGCTGAGCTCCAGCGCTCACTCTCCAAGGCCAACTCTGAGGTGGCACAGTGGAGGACCAAGTATGAGACAGATGCCATCCAGCgcactgaggagctggaggaggccaA GAAGAAACTGGCCCAGCGGCTTCAGGAGGCTGAGGAAGCGGTGGAGGCAGTCAATGCCAaatgttcttccctggagaagacCAAGCACCGACTGCAGAATGAGATTGAGGACCTGATGGCAGATGTGGAGCGGTcaaatgcagcagctgctgcattggacaagaagcagagaaattttgACAAG ATCTTGTCTGAGTGGAAGCAGAAATTTGAAGAGTCACAGGTGGAGCTGGAAGCATCGCAGAAAGAGGCCAGGTCCCTCAGCACTGAGCTCTTCAAGCTGAAGAACGCCTATGAGGAGTCGCTTGAGCACCTGGAGACCTTGAAAAGGGAGAACAAGAATCTCCAAG AGGAGATCTCGGACCTGACGGAGCAGCTGGGTGGCAGTCACAAGACCATCCATGAACTGGAGAAGGTCAGGAAGCAGCTGGATGCTGAGAAACTGGAGCTCCAAGCTGCACTGGAGGAGGCTGAG GCCTCTCTGGAGCACGAGGAGGGAAAGATCCTGAGGGCTCAACTGGAGTTCAACCAGGTCAAGGCAGACTATGAGCGCAAGCTGGCTGAGAAGGATGAGGAGATGGAGCAGGCCAAGCGCAACCACCTGCGAGTGGTGGACTCGCTGCAGACCTCGCTGGACGCTGAGACCCGGAGCCGCAACGAGGCCCTGAGGCTGAAGAAGAAGATGGAGGGTGACCTCAATGAGATGGAGATTCAGCTCAGTCATGCCAACCGTGTGGCTGCCGAAGCTCAGTCCCATCTGAAAGGAGCCCAGGCTCACCTCAAG GACACCCAACTGCAGCTGGATGATGTGGTGAGAGCCAATGAAGACCTGAAGGAGAACATCGCCATCGTGGAGAGAAGAAACAACCTCCTCCAGTCAGAGCTGGAGGAAATGCAGGCAGTGGTGGAACAGACTGAGAGGGCCCGCAAGTTGGCTGAGCAGGAGTTGATTGAGGCCAGTGAGAGGGTCCAGCTTCTCCATTCACAG AACACCAGCCTCATCAACCAGAAGAAGAAGATGGAGGCCGACATCTCCCAGCTACAGACAGAGGTGGAAGAGGCCATCCAGGAGTGCAGGAATGCAGAAGAGAAGGCCAAGAAAGCCATCACTGAT GCGGCCATGATGGCAGAGGAGCTGAAGAAGGAGCAGGACACCAGCGCCCACCTGGAGCGAATGAAGAAGAACATGGAGCAGACCATCAAGGACCTGCAGATGAGGTTGGATGAGGCCGAGCAGCTGGCCCTCAAAGGGGGcaagaagcagctgcagaagctggaGGCTCGTGTGCGGGAGCTGGAGAATGAGCTGGAGGCTGAGCAGAAGCGCAACGCTGAGAGCATTAAGGGTCTCCGCAAGTCTGAGCGTCGTGTCAAGGAGCTCAGCTACCAG ACGGAGGAGGACCGTAAAAATATGGTCCGGCTCCAGGACCTCGTGGACAAGCTCCAAATGAAGGTCAAGGCCTACAAGCGACAGGCAGAGGAGGCG GAGGAACAGGCCAACACCAACCTGGCCAAGTTCCGCAAGGTGCAGCACGAGCTGGACGAGGCAGAGGAGCGTGCTGACATCGCCGAGTCCCAGGTCAACAAGCTGCGGGCCAAGAGCCGCGACATTGGAGCCAAG AAGGGACTCAACGAAGAGTGA
- the C1H7orf57 gene encoding uncharacterized protein C7orf57 homolog — protein sequence MPLKQPEKSPVPPTSQILGLSDILKAPHEVRLSGCRRRWLKETDSAYVRLAKQGDQPDLLKHYTHVVTKCPPAAYAAPDWYSHCANPAAIEEPR from the exons ATGCCGCTGAAACAACCAGAGAAGAGCCCAGTTCCCCCAACATCCCAGATTCTGGGTCtcagtgacattttaaaagctcCCCATGAAGTGCGACTGTCTGGGTGCCGCAGAAGGTGGCTCAAAGAGACTGATTCAGCCTATGTGAGGCTGGCAAAGCAAGGAGACCAACCTG ACCTACTGAAGCACTACACTCATGTGGTGACGAAGTGCCCTCCAGCAGCATATGCTGCACCTGACTGGTACTCACACTGTGCCAATCCTGCAGCGATTGAGGAGCCACGGTAA